Genomic window (Littorina saxatilis isolate snail1 unplaced genomic scaffold, US_GU_Lsax_2.0 scaffold_657, whole genome shotgun sequence):
AACAACATGACTATGAACAACATGACTGTGAACAACATGACTATGAACAACAAGACTGTGAACAACATGACTATGAACAACATGACTGTGAACAACATGACTATGAACAACAAGACTGTGAACAACATGACTATGAACAACAAGACTATGAACAACATGACTATGAACAACATGACTATGAACAACATGACTGTGAACAACATGACTATGAACAACATGACTATGAACAACATGACTATGAACAACATGACTATGAACAACATGACTATGAACAACATGACTATGAACAACATGGCTGTGAACAACATGACTGTGAACAACATGACTGTGAACAACATGACTATGAACAACATGACTGTGAACAACATGACTGTGAACAACATGACTGTGAACAACATGACTGTGAACAACATGACTGTGAACAACATGACTATGAACAACATGACTATGAACAACATGACTGTGAACAACATGACTATGAACAACATGACTATGAACAACATGACTGTGAACAACATGACTATGAACAACATGACTGTGAACAACATGACTGTGAACAACATGACTGTGAACAACATGACTGTGAACAACATGACTATGAACAACATGACTATGAACAACATGACTGTGAACAACATGACTATGGACAACATGACTATGAACAACATGACTGTGAACAACATGACTATGAACAACATGACTATGAACAACATGACTATGAACAACATGACTATGAACAACATGACTATGAACAACATGACTATGAACAACATGACTATGAACAACATGACTGTGAACAACATGACTGTGAACAACATGACTGTGAACAACATGACTGTGAACAACATGACTGTGAACAACATGACTGTGAACAACATGACTGTGAACAACATGACTATGAACAACATGACTATGAACAACATGACTGTGAACAACATGACTGTGAACAACATGACTGTGAACAACATGACTGTGAACAACATGACTATGAACAACATGACTATGAACAACAAGATCTTGTGCACTGTTATGTGTCTCAATCAAATGTGAGGGAGTACTACTTAATTATTCCACAATTTCTGGACATTCAGCAATGGATCATGCTTTCTGGAAAAAACATAAATCTGCAAGCATATTAATGCGAGCTAAAGTAAGAACAAAAGTGCGCGTGTCAGACTAGTTTGcacgcatttttatttttattttctgaaTATATTTCCGAAAAAGAGCAGAACCTGAATGAAGCAGGTGTTTTCTGTCATGACAACAGTACACAGAGCAACCTGCGTAAACAAGAATTTGAAAACACGTTCCTTACACCTACGATGATATGTAAACATGTTCaaaaaggaaggaaaaaagtctttcaatgttcacaaacaaacaaaaacaaaaacacgattGTCACTGATGTTGTTCATCCTTGATTGAAAGTAAGATATAAGATAGATAGTAATTCAAACACGACCATAGTGCTGTTTACCGTTTGACAATACATACCGCGTGTCCAACTTGTCCCTCACAATGTGAATGTGAATGACAGAAAGAATATCAGATTGAGTTAACAC
Coding sequences:
- the LOC138954751 gene encoding protein PF3D7_1417600-like, producing MTMNNKTVNNMTMNNKTVNNMTMNNMTVNNMTMNNKTVNNMTMNNMTVNNMTMNNKTVNNMTMNNKTMNNMTMNNMTMNNMTVNNMTMNNMTMNNMTMNNMTMNNMTMNNMTMNNMAVNNMTVNNMTVNNMTMNNMTVNNMTVNNMTVNNMTVNNMTVNNMTMNNMTMNNMTVNNMTMNNMTMNNMTVNNMTMNNMTVNNMTVNNMTVNNMTVNNMTMNNMTMNNMTVNNMTMDNMTMNNMTVNNMTMNNMTMNNMTMNNMTMNNMTMNNMTMNNMTMNNMTVNNMTVNNMTVNNMTVNNMTVNNMTVNNMTVNNMTMNNMTMNNMTVNNMTVNNMTVNNMTVNNMTMNNMTMNNKILCTVMCLNQM